In the genome of Variovorax sp. PAMC26660, the window ACCGGCCGGGTGGGTGAAGGCGCGGATGATGGGCAAAAACGCGTAGGTCGCCAGCAGGGGCGCCTCGTCGGTCAGGGTGTAGACGATGGTGGGTTGCTTCGAGCTCATGCGCTTGCTTCCGTAATGCTGTGTTGTCGGGTGGCAGGGAGTTCAGGCGGGATCTGACCGCCAGAACCGCCGATTGTCGCCGGGCGCGCCGGTGAGATGCCATTTCACGGCCGGATCACCCCGCGGCGGCCTGTGTCAATGCAGCGGCAAGTCGATGCAAGCCGCGAGCGGGACCGTGTCGACGCGCGCGGCGCTGGCGACCAGCACAGCCTGCGAGGCTTGCCCCGAAAAGCCGGCGAGCGTGGCCCACAGGCAGCGGATCGACGCGGCATCGAGCCCGGCCGTGGGCTCGTCCAGCAGGAGCAGCGGGCGTCCCGACGCCAGCCCGGCCGCCATCCAGACCTTGCGCTTCGAACCCGTCGAAAGCATGTACATCTTCTTGTCGAGGTGCGGGCTCAGGGCGAAGCCTTCGACCAGGGCCTGCCACTTTTCTTCGCTGAAATGCGGGTTGCCCTTGTTCAGGGTGGCCGCGCATTCGCGGGGAGTGACTTCGTTGAACCGGTCCGTCGTGGGATCGACGAAGAACACGTTCTGGCGATAGGCCTCGGGTGCGCTGTCCAGTCGCGCGCCGGCCGCGGTCAACCGGCCGGTGGCGGGCAGCAGGCCGGCGATCACCTGGAGCAGCGCGGACTTGCCGGTGCCGGTGTCGCCGTACAGCAGCGTGACACCCGGGCCGATGGAGGCGTTCCAGTCGGCGGCGAGTGCGGGTTGACCCGGATATGCGAAGCCGAGGTCCTGGATCTGGAGAAGGGGGCGGGGGAGGGGAGAGTCGGTCGTGTTCACGCGGCGGTTTTAACTCATAGGGCGATGACGGCTGGCTACCATTCGCGCATGAAAAAACTCCTCACCGTCGGCGCCGGCAGCTTGCTCCTCGCCCTGGGGCTCGCGGGCCCCGCCATGGCCGCGCCTTCGGCGCAGGTCTTCGTTGCGGTCAAGGCGCCGGAGTCCGTCGATGCCGAGTGGCGTGCCCACCTGTGCGCCTTGCTGCCCCAGCCCTGCGACGCCCAGGCGCTGACGCTGCACCGGCCGCGCGGTGGCGCGCCCGGCGACTACGTGGTCATTTCAGAGAAGCCGCTGGCCATGGCGCGCCTGAAGCGCAATGCCGCCACCGCCGCCTGGCAGCTCGATCGCCTGCACGACTTCTCGAACTACGTGGCCTCGCTGCAGCAGGACCGCAAGAGCGACGACCCCGAGGTGTATCTCAGCCTCGCGCCGGCGCTCTATCCACTGGCCGAAGGCCGCTGGGCCGCGGCCGTGACGCAGCGCCAGTCCGAAAGCTACTCGGGTGGTGGCGCGTCTTTCGTCACGGCCGACTTCGTGCCGCTGGACACGCCGCCGGGTCAGCCGGCCAAGGCCGCGCACGAAGGTGTTCCTTACTGGTGTTCGCGATCGATCCGCGCCTGCTTCAGCGAGAAGGACTACAAGACCTCGCAGCACTGCCACGACGAAAGCCGCGGCAGCCTGCGCATTGCCTACGACGAGCCCGCCAAGGCAGGCGAGCCCTATGCGTGGCGCTACACATGGCTGCAAAGCGACTGGCCCGCGAACACCGGTCCCAGCGCCAACAAGCGCACCACCGTCAGCTTCACCGACGACTCGACCGAAGGGCTCGACTTCTGCGGCGGCGGCATGCAGTAGTTTTTTCGGCGTGCCATCAGGCCTGAGCGGCCCGAGTGGCACACAAACTGCTTAGAGAAATCGATCCAGGAGAAATGCCGGCTCGATGCTTCGAGTTAGTGCATTACCGAAGGCGATAGCCCAGAACGCTCAGGTCCCAAGACTGGATTTTTTCTAACGCTGGAGAGCGTTGCCCGGCGCCGTTCAAGGTGCCGAGGGCAGCCGCCGAAGGGGCAAGCCATGTGCGATGTGCGCGCATGGTGAATCTCTCAGGCCAAAGGACAGCAGGGGCACGCCGCGCCAACGCGCGGGGTGTCCTTGTTCGCTTCCGGAGCCTGTGTCCATGACTTTCATCCGAGCGCCTCGCGCATCCCTGCCATCGGCTTTGCCGCGGCGGCGGCCCGCGCGTGGCCGAAGCCTTTTCACGTTCACACCTTCCCCATTCCTTCCACCGGAGAACTGAAGCATGCTGTCGAAAAAAAACCTGATGACAACCCTCCTCGCGGGCGCGCTGTTTGCCGCCGCTTCGGCGAGCAGCTTCGCGCAGGATGCGGGCAAGGTGCTGCGCCTCGTGCCGCAGTCCGACCTGAAGATCCTCGACCCGATCTGGACCACCGCCTTCGTCACGCGCAACCACGGCTACATGGTCTACGACACGCTCTTCGGCGTGGACGAGCGGGGCAAGGTGCTGCCGCAGATGGTCGACAAGTACACGACCAGCGCCGACGGCAAGACCTGGAACTTCACGCTGCGCAAGGGCCTGGCCTTCCATGACGGCAAGCCTGTCACCTCCGACGACGTGCTCGCCTCGCTCAAGCGATGGGGCCAGCGCGACGGCCTGGGCCAGAAGATGTTCGCCGCCATGGACAAGACCGAGGCGGTCGATGCCAACAGCTTCAGGTTCGTCTTCAAGGAGCCCTTCGGCATGGTGCTCGACGCGCTGAGCAAGCCTTCGTCGAACCCGCCCTTCATCATGCCGGCGCGCGTGGCCGCCACCCCGGCCGACAAGCAGATAGACGACGCCACCGGCTCCGGCCCCTACATCTTCAAGAAGGACGAATACCGCCCCGGCGAAAAGATCGTCTACCTGAAGAACACCAAGTACGTGCCGCGCGCCGAGGCGCCCTCCGGCACGGCCGGCGGCAAGAACGTGTACGTCGACCGCATGGAATGGATCGTCCTGAAGGACGCGCAGACGCAGGCCAATGCGCTGGCCAACGGCGAGGTCGACATGATCGAGTGGGTGCCGTCGGAGCAGTACACCGCACTCAAGAACAACCCCGCCATCACGCTCGACAGCCCCGTGTCGAAGGGCTCGTTCGCGCTGCACCTGAACCACCTGATCCCGCCCTTCGACAACCCCAAGATCGCGCAGGCCGCCTTCATGGCCATCAACCAAGAGGCGCTGATGCGCGCCCAGCTCGTGCACAAGGAGCTGTACAACAGTTGCGCTTCCATCTACCCCTGCGGCTCGGCCTTCGCGTCCGACAAGACCGGCTACTTCACCGGCAAGCCGCAGTTCGAGAAAGCCAAGGCGCTGCTCAAGGAAGCAGGCTATGACGGCAAGCCCGTGGTGCTGATGTACCCGGCCGACTTCGCGGTGCTCAACAAGTTTCCGCCGGTGATGGCGCAACTGCTCAAGCAGGCCGGCTTCAACGTCGACATGCAGTCGATGGACTGGCCCACGCTGGTCACGCGCCGCGCCAAGAAGGACCCGGTCGACAAGGGCGGCTGGAACCTCTTCATCACCGGCTGGGGCATTGCCGACAACATGAACCCGATGTTCTTCGCGCCGCTCACGGGCAATGGCGAAAAGGGCTGGTTCGGCTGGGCCACCGACGACAAGCTGGAGCAGCTCAAGTCCGACTTCCTTGCCAGCACTGACGAACCCAAGCGCAAGGAGTTGGCCACCGCCATCCAGCAGCGCGTGTACGACACCGGCATCTACGCGCCCATCGGCGAATACAAGCCGCTCACGGCCTACCGCAAGGGCGTGGTGAGCGGCGTGGTGCGCTCGCCGGTGGCCGTGTTCTGGAACCTGAAGAAGAACTGACGCGGCCGGACCCGGGAGTCACCCATGCTGCTCTTTCTTGCACGCCGCATTCTCTCGACCGTGCCGGTGCTCGTCATCGTCGCGCTCATCGTGTTCCTGATGCTGCGGCTCGCGCCCGGCGACCCGGCCGCCGCCATCGTGGGCGACAGCGGCACCAGCGAGAACATCGCCCGCGTGCGCGAGCAACTGGGGCTCAACCAGTCGCTGCCCGTGCAGTTCTTCCACTGGAGTGCGCAACTGCTGCAGGGCAACCTGGGCGAGTCGTACTTCATGAAGAAGACGGTGGTGGAACTGATCGGCCAGCGCATCGAGGCCACGGTGTCCCTCGCCGCCGTGACGCTGGTGGCCACCATCCTCATCGCGGTGCCGCTCGGTGTGATCGCAGCGTGGCGCCACGGCGGCTGGCTCGACCGCATGCTGATGGGCTTCTCGGTCATGGGCTTTTCAATACCTGCGTTCGTGATCGGCTACGTGCTCATCTGGATCTTCGCGCTGCACCTGCAGTGGCTGCCGGTGCAGGGCTATCAGCGACTGAGCCAGGGGCCCTGGCTGTGGATCAAGCACCTGATCCTGCCGTCGATCACGCTGTCGATCATCTACGTGGCGCTGATCGCGCGTGTCACGCGCGCGGCCGTGGCCGAGGCGATGACCGAGGACTACATCCGCACTGCGCGTGCCAAGGGCATCTCCGAGACGCGGCTGCTGATGCGCCACGCGCTCGCCAACGCGGCCATTCCCATCGTCACGGTCATCGGCATCGGTATTGCGCTGCTGATCGGCGGCGTGGTGGTCACCGAGACGGTGTTCGCCATTCCGGGGCTCGGGCAGCTCACGGTCGACGCGGTGCTGTCGCGCGACTTCCCGTTGATCCAGGGCATCACGCTGTTCTTTTCCGTCATCTATGTGCTCATCAATCTGCTGATCGATGTGAGCTACCTGGTGTTCGACCCCCGCATCCGGTACTGAACGAAGTGAACGGAAACACCATGACCGATTCGACCCTTCCCCTTCCCCTTGCCACAGTGCCAGACATCGCCATCGAAGCGCTGGCACCGCCGCAACGGCGCTCGCTGCTCAAGCGCATCCTGGCCGACTGGTCGGTGCGCGCGGGCGGCAGCGTGTTGCTGCTGCTCGTGCTGATGTCGCTGGCCGCGCCGTGGCTCGGCACCATCGACCCGACCGCCATCGACCCCGGCAGCGGCAACCTCATGCCCGGCACGCGCGGCGAGTTCAACAGCCTGGCCGGCGACACCTTCGAGCACCTGTTCGTGATGGGCACCGACAGCCTCGGGCGCGACATCTGGAGCCGCACGCTGTACGGTGCGCGCGTGTCGCTCACGGTAGGCATTGCCGTGGCCGCGCTCGCCATGGTGTTCGGCATGCTCGTGGGCCTGCTGGGCGGTTACTTTCGCCGCATCGACGGCGTGATCATGCGGCTGATGGACGGCGTCATGGCCATCCCCGGCATCCTGTTCGCGATCAGCCTCGTGGCGCTGTTCGGCGGCACGCTGCTCACCGTGGTGGTGGCCATCGCGGTGCCCGAGATTCCGCGCGTGGCGCGGCTGGTGCGCTCGGTGGTGCTCACGGTGCGCGAAGAGCCGTATGTCGAGGCGGCGATTGCGCTCGACACGCCGACCTGGAAGATCCTCGTGCGGCACATCCTGCCGAATGCGATTGCGCCGCTGATCATTCAGGCGACTTATGTGTGCGCCTCGGCGATCTTGGTGGAAGCCATCCTGTCCTTCCTCGGCGTAGGCCTGCCGGCGGACATGGCGACCTGGGGAAACATCATGGCGGAGGGCCGCGCGCAGTTCAACCAGTACCCGCACAACGTCCTGTTTCCGGGCATCTTCCTGGCGCTCACGGTGCTGGCGGTGAACATCCTGGGCGACGGGCTGCGCGACACGCTCGATCCCAAGTTCAACAAGCGCGGAGGCTGAGCCATGGCACAAGCCCCCGTACTTTCCGTTCGCGACCTTGCCATCGCATTGCCGCGCGGCGGCGACCGGCCGCATGCGGTCGACAAGGTTTCCTTCGATGTGCCGCCGGGCAAGATCGTCTGCCTGCTCGGCGAATCGGGCTCGGGCAAGTCGGTCATTGCCAATGCGGTGATGGGCCTGCTGCCCGCAGGGCTCGTGCCGGTGCGCGGCACTATCGAACTGCAGGGCGAGAACCTGCTCGCCGCGCCGACATCGCGCCTGCGCCAGTTGCGCGGCCCGTCGATGGCCATGGTGTTCCAGGAGCCGATGACCGCGCTCAACCCCGTCATGACCTGCGGCGCGCAGATCGACGAGATGCTGGCGCAGCACGTGCGCATGGGCAAGGCCGACCGGCGGCAGAAGATCCTCGCGATCATGGCGCGCGTGCGGCTGCCGGAGCCCGAGCGCATCTTCGCGTCATACCCGCACCAGCTCTCGGGCGGGCAACGCCAGCGCATCGTGATCGCGATGGCGCTGATCCTCAAGCCCGCGCTGCTGATCTGCGACGAGCCGACCACCGCGCTCGACGTGACGACGCAGGCGGAGATCCTCAAGCTCATCCTCGAGCTGCAGACCGAGAACGGCACGGCCGTGCTCTTCATCACGCACGACTTCGGCGTGGTGGCCGAGATTGCCGACGAGGTGGTGGTGCTGCAGCTCGGCGCCATGATCGAGAAGGGCGACAAGATGGCGGTGCTCACGGCGCCGCGCGAGCCCTACACGAAGATGCTGCTCGATGCGGTGCCCGAACTGTCCGCGCACAAGCGCCCTCCGGTGGCGGACGCCTACCCGCTGCTCAACGCTGTGAACATCTGCAAGACCTACGTCACGGGCAGTTGGCCCGGCAAGCGGCGCACGGTGAAGGCGGCGCGCGATGTGTCGCTCGCGGTGCGGCCGGGCGAAACCGTGGGCATCGTGGGTGAGTCGGGTTCGGGCAAGTCGACGGTGGCGCGCTGCATCGCGCGGCTGATCGACCCGACCTCGGGCGACATCTTTGCCGATGGCCGGTCGGTGGCGCACGCCAAGGGGCGCGCGCTGTCGCCGTTTCGGCGCACGGTGCAGGTGATCTTCCAGGACCCGTACCGCTCGCTCAATCCAAGGCAGACCGTGGGCGCGTCCATCGTCGAAGGGCCGGTCAACTTCGGCATGCCGCACGACAAAGCCTGGGCGCGCGCCGAAGAGCTGATGCGGCTGGTGCGGCTGTCGTCCGATGCGCTGCACCGCTACCCGAGCGAGTTCTCGGGCGGGCAGCGCCAGCGCATCTCGATCGCGCGCGCACTGGCCTGCGACCCGCAGGTGCTGATCGCCGACGAGGCGGTGTCGGCGCTCGACGTGTCGGTGCAGGCGCAGATCCTGCGGCTGCTCGACGAGATCCAGCAGCGGCTGAAGATCGGCATTCTCTTCATCACCCATGACCTGCGCGTGGCCAGTCAGATCTGCGACAGCGTGATCGTCATGAGCCAGGGTGAAATCGTGGAGCGTGGCGAAGTGCGCGACGTGTTCTTCGCGCCGCAACACGAATACACGCGCAAACTGCTGGCTGCTGCGCCCGGCCGCGACTTCGCCTTTGCACGCAGTTGAAATTTCTTCGTTCCCACGTCAATGAAAAAAAGGATGTCATGAAAGTCTTCATCGCCGGTTTCCAGCACGAGACCAACACCTTCGCGCCCAGCAAGGCGGACTGGGCCGCCTTCAACGCGGGCTCCAGCTTTCCGCCGTACCGGCGCGGCGCTGCGATCGTCGAGGCCTATGCGGGCAGGAACATTCCCGTCGGCGGGTTCATCGACGCGGCGCGCGAGAAGGGCTGGTCGCTGGTGCCTTCGGCCTGGGCCGGCGCCACGCCCTCGGCGCACGTGACGGAAGACGCCTTCGAGCGCATCTCGGCCGCGATCACCGAAGACCTTGCAGCCGCGCTGGCCGATGGCGGCATCGACGCGGTCTACCTCGACCTGCACGGCGCGGCCGTGACCGAGCACCTGGAAGACCCTGAGGGTGAACTGATCGCGCGCATCCGCATGTTGGTCGGGCCTGACGTGCCCATCGTCGCGAGCCTGGACTTGCACGGCAACATCACCGCGCAAATGCTGGCCGAGGCCGATGCGCTGGCCACCTACCGCACCTACCCGCACATCGACATGGCCGACACGGGCCGGCTCGCAGCGACGCTGCTGGAGCGCCGCGTGGCGCGCGGTTCGCGCGAGCCGCTGCATGCGCGGCGGCTGAGCTTCCTGCTGCCGCTGAACGTGCAGTCGACCATGATCGAGCCGGCCGCATCGGTGTACGGATTGTTGAAGGAACTCGACGCGAAGCACGACGCGGTGCTGAGCTTTGCCACCGGCTTTCCTGCCGCCGACATCGCCGAGTGCGGCCCGGTGGTGTGGGGCTACGGTGATGACGCCGGCACGGCGGTGGCCACGCTGTATGAGCGCATCGACCAGCCGCGCTCGCAATGGCGGCTCGACGTGCTGGCGCCGCGCGTGGCGGTGGCGCGGGCGTTGGAGCTGGCGGAGGGTGCGAGCCGCCCGGTCGTCATTGCCGACACGCAGGACAACCCCGGCGCGGGCGCCGACAGCAACACCACCGGCATGCTGCATGCGCTGCTGGCCGAAGGCGCGGGCAAGCGCTTTCCGGGGCAGGTGGCGTTGGGCTTGATGTTCGACCCGGCCGCCGCAGCCGCGGCGCACGAAGCCGGCCTCGGCGCGCAGATCCGCATCGCGCTCGGCACCTCGGTGCCCACGTGGGGCGGCCAGTTCAGCGATGCGCCGGTCGAGGGCCTGTTCACTGTGACCGCGCTCAGCGACGGCCAGGTGCAGGGCAAGGGTCCGATGTCGCGCGGCGGTACGGTGTCGCTCGGCGCTAGTGCCTGCCTGGAGATCGACGGCGTGCGGATCGCCGTGGCCAGCGGCAAGAGCCAGATGCTCGATCGCGAGTTCTTCCGCTACCTGGGCATCGAGCCCGAGGCGATGAAGCTGCTGGTCAACAAAAGCTCGGTGCATTTCCGCGCCGACTTCGCGCCCATCGCCAGCACCATCCTCGTGGCCAAGGCGCCGGGCCCGATGGCTGCCGACCCGGCCGATCTGCCGTGGACGCGGCTGCCCGCCACGATGGCGCTGCAACCCTGAGCAGCCGACAGATTCTTCCCCTCCAACCTCAGAGAACACGATGCCGCAGAACGCACAGCACTACCTTGAGTACATGAGAAAGAACGCCGCCGAGTTCGTCACGGTGCGCCAGCAGATCCACCAGAACCCCGAGCTTGGTTTTGAAGAGTTCGGAACCAGCGACCTGGTGGCCGGGCGCCTCACGGCCTGGGGCTACGAAGTCGAGCGCGGGCTCGGCGTGACGGGGCTGGTCGGGCGCCTCAAGCGCGGCGGCGGAACGCGCGCCATCGGCATCCGTGCCGACATGGACGCGCTGCCCATCGAAGAGAAGACCGGCCTGGCCTACCGCAGCGGAAGGCCCGGCATCATGCACGCCTGCGGCCATGACGGCCACACCGCGATGCTGCTCGGCGCGGCCAAGTACCTCGCGCAGCACGGCGAGTTTTCGGGCACGCTCAACCTGATCTTCCAGCCGGCCGAAGAGGGCATGGGCGGCGCCGTGAAGATGATGGAAGACGGCCTGTTCGAGAAGTACCCCTGCGACGCGGTCTATGCCATGCACAACTCGCCGGGACGGCGGCAGGGCGACCTCGTGTTCCGCGAAGGCGCGGCCATGGCCTCGTCGGACTACGCCACCGTCACGCTCACCGGCGTGGGCGGGCACGGCGCCATGCCGCATCGCTCGGCCGACCCGATCGTTGCCGCGTCGAGCATCGTGATGGCGCTGCAGACCATCGTCTCGCGCAACGCCGATCCGCAGGAGATGACCATCGTCACCGTCGGTGCCATCCATGCCGGCAAGGCGAACAACGTGATTCCCGAAACCTGCGTGCTGGAGATCAGCGTGCGTTCGCTCCATCGCGAGATGCGCGAGCTGCTCGAAAAGCGCGTGAAGGCCATCGTGAATGCGCAGGCCGAGAGCTTTGGTGTGAAGGCGCACATCGACTACCGCAAGGGCTATGCGGTGCTGGTGAACACGCCGGATGAAACCGAGTTCGCGCGGCGCATCGGCCGCGAGCTGGTGGGCACGGAGCATGTGGAGCCGCAAGGCCCGGCCGTCACCGGCAGCGAAGACTTCGCGTTCATGCTGGAGAAAAGGCCCGGCTGCTACCTCTTCATCGGCAACGGCGCGCCGGGCCAGCACGGCGGTTGCATGGTGCACAACCCCGGCTATGACTTCAACGACAGCAACCTGCCGATCGGCGCGGCCTACTGGGCGCTGCTCGCCGAGAGCTACCTGCAGTAAGCGCGCTGCGGTGACGCGCTCAGTGCCTGGGCACCGTCACCGCACCCACATGCAGCGTGCGCCCCGCGCCGAGGCCCGCGATGACCAGCGCAATGCCCAGCCCGACGAAGAGCCAGGCCGATGCGCGGAAGCTGCCGGTCCATCCGTGCAGCAAGCCAGCCACCAGCGGACCGAAGGCCGCCACCATGTAGCCCACGCCCTGTGCCATGCCCGACAGGTGCGCGGCCACGTGCGAATCGGGTGAGCGCAGCACGATCACCGTGAGCGCCAGCGCAAAGGTGCCGCCTTGCGCAATGCCCAGCAGCACGGCCCAGAGCCACACACCTTGCAGCGGCGCGAACAGCATCGCCAGCATGGCCGTGACCGTGAGCGTTGCGAGCACCACGGCCAGGCCGCGCTGGTTGCGCAGCTTCACGGCCAGCGCCGGCACCACGAGGCAGGTCACCACCTGCGTCATCACCGACAGCGACACCACATAACCAGCCGTTTCGCTGCCGAGCCCGCGCTCGCGAAGGATCGGCGCGAGCCAGCCCATCACGATGTAGGCCAGGGCGGATTGCAGCCCCATGAAGAAGGTGACCTGCCAGGCCAGCTTGTCGCGCCAGAGCCCGCGCACGGTGAAGCCCGATTCGCTCGCCACCGGCTTCAGCGGCAGCGCCTGCGGCGCCCAGATCAGCGTGACGAGCGCGGCCGGCAATGCCCACATCGCAAGCGCCATCGTCCAGCCGCCGCCCAATGCATGTTCGATCGGCACCGTCAGGCCCGCGGCACTGGCGGCGCCGCCGCACACGGCCATGGTGTACAGGCCCATCATCAGCGCCGCCTGCTTGGCGAAGTCGCGCTTGACCAGCCCAGACAGCAGCACGTTCGACACCGCGATGCCGCTGCCTGCGATGGCCGAGGCCAGGAACAGCAGCGGGATGTTGCCGGTGCCGCGCAGCACCGTGCCCAGCAGGATCAGCACCATGCAGCCGAGCAGCGTGCGCTCGGTGCCGAAGCGGCGGCCCAGCCACGGCGCGAGCGGCGCGAAGACGCCCAGGCAGACGATCGGCAGCGTGGTCAACAGGCTCGCGGCCGTGGCCGACAGGCCGGTGGCCTTGATGATTTCGGGCAGCACCACCGACAGGCTGGCAAACACCGGCCGCAGGTTGAACGCGATCAGCACCACGCTGGCGCCGAGCAGGATGCGTCGGCCGGTGCTCGGCGCAGGCGTGGGGCGTGGCGGGGGTTGGCTGTCGACCTCGGCGTCGATCAGCAGTTCTTCGGTGGTGCCGGGGTGTGCGGGCTGGGTGCGTGGCGTCGAGGTGGAACCGGGGGAGAGCGTGATCGAACTCATGCCGCGCCCAGCGACAGCGCGTTGATCATCGGCGCCATGAAAGCGCGCACCGCAGCGGCCGCGATGTCGGGGTCGCCACTGGCAATGCCTTCGACGATGGAGCGGTGCGCGGCCTCGTCGGGTTCGGGCAGGCTGCTGCTCATCGTGCTGGCGATGGTTTCCTTGATATAGCCGGTGACGAAGCGGCAGGTCTCGGCCAGCGCGAGGTTGCCCGACACATCGACGATGGCCAGGTGAAAGGCGAGGTCGCGTTCGATGAAGCCGGCGCCACTGTCGCTCGCATCGGGCACGCCTCGCTTGTCGAGCAGGGTGTTCAGCCGGCGCAGGTCCTTCGCCGTGTGGCGCACCGCGGCCAGCCGCGCCGCTTCGACTTCGAGCGCGCGGCGCACCTCGAACTGGTCGCGCAGGCTGGCGCGCCGCATCTTCTGCAGGCTGGACGAGGGATCGAAGCCCGAGCGCACATAGGTGCCCGAACCCTGGCGCACTTCGAGCAGGCCGCGCGACACCAGCGTCTTGACGGCTTCGCGCACCGTGCCACGGCTCACGCCCAGCAGCAGCGCAAGTTGCGGCTCGATCGGGATGCGACTGCCAACCGCCCAGCGTCCGGCGGAAATTTCGGTGCGGATGCTGTTGGCGGCGGAGTCCGCCAGGGAGGTGCGAGGCGCTTGGGCAAGCATCAGGTGAGCCTATTCATTCAATGATTGGACGAATTTTGACGCCAAAGCAGAGTCCGGGATGCCCGCGAGGTGGTTGTCCACCTTGCGGCTCTGCCAAGGTTCAGCACTCTTGTTCGCAGGATTTTGCAAGCTGGATTCGCAGATTTATGGCCAAACGGTGAACTTTTCCCGCCATTTAGGAAACGTTGCATCAATTGTTACCAATCATCAACTCGATGGCTGAAAATGAAACTAAAGGTCACTTATGAATCAGTAGGTTGCCTTGGTCCTGCATTGTGGCCCTGCGCCCTGGCTTGCAGGCGCGTTCAGGGAGAAAACAAAAAACGGATCTCGCCGGGCTGAAATGAAGGATTTTTCTTTGTCGGATGTGCGGCTTTTCACGAAAGCCGCCCAGCTTGGAGGACTGACTCCCGCTGCCGACGTACTCAATGTGCCCAAGGCCTCCGCGTCGCGTCAGCTCCAGAGGCTGGAAGCCACGGTGGGGCACCTGCTGTTGCATCGCGGCTCCGCCCGCTTCGCGCTGACGGAAGAAGGCCGGGAATTCCTGGTGGCGGCCCAGCACGTGCTGACCATCCTCGACGACGTCATGCTGAACCTGTCGTC includes:
- a CDS encoding M20 aminoacylase family protein gives rise to the protein MRKNAAEFVTVRQQIHQNPELGFEEFGTSDLVAGRLTAWGYEVERGLGVTGLVGRLKRGGGTRAIGIRADMDALPIEEKTGLAYRSGRPGIMHACGHDGHTAMLLGAAKYLAQHGEFSGTLNLIFQPAEEGMGGAVKMMEDGLFEKYPCDAVYAMHNSPGRRQGDLVFREGAAMASSDYATVTLTGVGGHGAMPHRSADPIVAASSIVMALQTIVSRNADPQEMTIVTVGAIHAGKANNVIPETCVLEISVRSLHREMRELLEKRVKAIVNAQAESFGVKAHIDYRKGYAVLVNTPDETEFARRIGRELVGTEHVEPQGPAVTGSEDFAFMLEKRPGCYLFIGNGAPGQHGGCMVHNPGYDFNDSNLPIGAAYWALLAESYLQ
- a CDS encoding M81 family metallopeptidase, which codes for MKVFIAGFQHETNTFAPSKADWAAFNAGSSFPPYRRGAAIVEAYAGRNIPVGGFIDAAREKGWSLVPSAWAGATPSAHVTEDAFERISAAITEDLAAALADGGIDAVYLDLHGAAVTEHLEDPEGELIARIRMLVGPDVPIVASLDLHGNITAQMLAEADALATYRTYPHIDMADTGRLAATLLERRVARGSREPLHARRLSFLLPLNVQSTMIEPAASVYGLLKELDAKHDAVLSFATGFPAADIAECGPVVWGYGDDAGTAVATLYERIDQPRSQWRLDVLAPRVAVARALELAEGASRPVVIADTQDNPGAGADSNTTGMLHALLAEGAGKRFPGQVALGLMFDPAAAAAAHEAGLGAQIRIALGTSVPTWGGQFSDAPVEGLFTVTALSDGQVQGKGPMSRGGTVSLGASACLEIDGVRIAVASGKSQMLDREFFRYLGIEPEAMKLLVNKSSVHFRADFAPIASTILVAKAPGPMAADPADLPWTRLPATMALQP
- a CDS encoding ABC transporter permease, whose translation is MLLFLARRILSTVPVLVIVALIVFLMLRLAPGDPAAAIVGDSGTSENIARVREQLGLNQSLPVQFFHWSAQLLQGNLGESYFMKKTVVELIGQRIEATVSLAAVTLVATILIAVPLGVIAAWRHGGWLDRMLMGFSVMGFSIPAFVIGYVLIWIFALHLQWLPVQGYQRLSQGPWLWIKHLILPSITLSIIYVALIARVTRAAVAEAMTEDYIRTARAKGISETRLLMRHALANAAIPIVTVIGIGIALLIGGVVVTETVFAIPGLGQLTVDAVLSRDFPLIQGITLFFSVIYVLINLLIDVSYLVFDPRIRY
- a CDS encoding ABC transporter permease, producing the protein MTDSTLPLPLATVPDIAIEALAPPQRRSLLKRILADWSVRAGGSVLLLLVLMSLAAPWLGTIDPTAIDPGSGNLMPGTRGEFNSLAGDTFEHLFVMGTDSLGRDIWSRTLYGARVSLTVGIAVAALAMVFGMLVGLLGGYFRRIDGVIMRLMDGVMAIPGILFAISLVALFGGTLLTVVVAIAVPEIPRVARLVRSVVLTVREEPYVEAAIALDTPTWKILVRHILPNAIAPLIIQATYVCASAILVEAILSFLGVGLPADMATWGNIMAEGRAQFNQYPHNVLFPGIFLALTVLAVNILGDGLRDTLDPKFNKRGG
- a CDS encoding ATP-binding cassette domain-containing protein; this translates as MNTTDSPLPRPLLQIQDLGFAYPGQPALAADWNASIGPGVTLLYGDTGTGKSALLQVIAGLLPATGRLTAAGARLDSAPEAYRQNVFFVDPTTDRFNEVTPRECAATLNKGNPHFSEEKWQALVEGFALSPHLDKKMYMLSTGSKRKVWMAAGLASGRPLLLLDEPTAGLDAASIRCLWATLAGFSGQASQAVLVASAARVDTVPLAACIDLPLH
- a CDS encoding ABC transporter ATP-binding protein — encoded protein: MAQAPVLSVRDLAIALPRGGDRPHAVDKVSFDVPPGKIVCLLGESGSGKSVIANAVMGLLPAGLVPVRGTIELQGENLLAAPTSRLRQLRGPSMAMVFQEPMTALNPVMTCGAQIDEMLAQHVRMGKADRRQKILAIMARVRLPEPERIFASYPHQLSGGQRQRIVIAMALILKPALLICDEPTTALDVTTQAEILKLILELQTENGTAVLFITHDFGVVAEIADEVVVLQLGAMIEKGDKMAVLTAPREPYTKMLLDAVPELSAHKRPPVADAYPLLNAVNICKTYVTGSWPGKRRTVKAARDVSLAVRPGETVGIVGESGSGKSTVARCIARLIDPTSGDIFADGRSVAHAKGRALSPFRRTVQVIFQDPYRSLNPRQTVGASIVEGPVNFGMPHDKAWARAEELMRLVRLSSDALHRYPSEFSGGQRQRISIARALACDPQVLIADEAVSALDVSVQAQILRLLDEIQQRLKIGILFITHDLRVASQICDSVIVMSQGEIVERGEVRDVFFAPQHEYTRKLLAAAPGRDFAFARS
- a CDS encoding ABC transporter substrate-binding protein gives rise to the protein MTTLLAGALFAAASASSFAQDAGKVLRLVPQSDLKILDPIWTTAFVTRNHGYMVYDTLFGVDERGKVLPQMVDKYTTSADGKTWNFTLRKGLAFHDGKPVTSDDVLASLKRWGQRDGLGQKMFAAMDKTEAVDANSFRFVFKEPFGMVLDALSKPSSNPPFIMPARVAATPADKQIDDATGSGPYIFKKDEYRPGEKIVYLKNTKYVPRAEAPSGTAGGKNVYVDRMEWIVLKDAQTQANALANGEVDMIEWVPSEQYTALKNNPAITLDSPVSKGSFALHLNHLIPPFDNPKIAQAAFMAINQEALMRAQLVHKELYNSCASIYPCGSAFASDKTGYFTGKPQFEKAKALLKEAGYDGKPVVLMYPADFAVLNKFPPVMAQLLKQAGFNVDMQSMDWPTLVTRRAKKDPVDKGGWNLFITGWGIADNMNPMFFAPLTGNGEKGWFGWATDDKLEQLKSDFLASTDEPKRKELATAIQQRVYDTGIYAPIGEYKPLTAYRKGVVSGVVRSPVAVFWNLKKN